The following are from one region of the Planctomonas sp. JC2975 genome:
- the metG gene encoding methionine--tRNA ligase — protein sequence MSDGSSFYITTPIFYVNDVPHIGHAYTEVAADVLSRWHRQAGDDTWLLTGTDEHGQKILRTATANGLEPREWADRLVASAWKPLLDTVDIANDDFIRTTDERHEVAVTRFLQKLHDDGHIYAGEYEGYYCVGCEEYKLRDELDEPLSGEYQGQLVCKIHSRPIEILKEKNYFFRMSAFEQQLLDLYESRPDFVQPESVRNEIVQFVRQGLSDLSISRSSFDWGIKVPWDPSHVVYVWFDALLNYTTAVGYGTDDELFARRWPAYHLVGKDIARFHAVIWPAMLLAAGLEVPHKVFGHGWLLVGGEKMSKSKLTGIAPSQITDTFGSDAFRYYFMRAISFGQDGSFSWEDLSARYQAELANGFGNLASRVIAMLQRYFDGEVPAAGTPTEADAGIQKTVADAAAGADAAIGRFAIHEGIASIWTIVDELNGYITEQEPWTLAKDDANRERLQTVLYTAAEGLRALAVLLSPVVPKATGRLWTALGADGALGELDAQPLRDAGRWGQLPAGIRVSSLESLFPRIDQIAAE from the coding sequence ATGTCCGACGGCTCCTCGTTCTACATCACCACGCCCATTTTCTACGTGAATGATGTTCCGCACATCGGGCACGCCTACACCGAGGTCGCCGCGGATGTGCTCTCCCGCTGGCACCGCCAGGCCGGCGACGACACCTGGCTGCTGACGGGAACCGACGAGCACGGCCAGAAGATCCTCCGCACGGCGACCGCGAACGGCCTGGAGCCGCGGGAGTGGGCCGACCGGCTCGTCGCATCCGCATGGAAGCCGCTGCTGGACACGGTCGACATCGCCAACGACGACTTCATCCGCACCACCGACGAGCGTCACGAGGTGGCCGTCACCCGCTTCCTGCAGAAGCTGCACGACGACGGACACATCTACGCAGGCGAGTACGAGGGCTACTACTGCGTGGGCTGCGAGGAGTACAAGCTGCGCGACGAGCTGGACGAACCGCTCAGCGGCGAATACCAGGGCCAGCTGGTGTGCAAGATCCACTCGCGGCCGATCGAGATCCTCAAGGAGAAGAACTACTTCTTCCGCATGAGCGCGTTCGAGCAGCAGCTCCTCGACCTGTACGAGTCGCGTCCCGACTTCGTGCAGCCGGAGAGCGTGCGCAACGAGATCGTGCAGTTCGTTCGCCAGGGCCTCTCCGATCTGTCCATCTCGCGGTCGAGCTTCGACTGGGGCATCAAGGTGCCGTGGGATCCGTCGCACGTCGTCTACGTCTGGTTCGACGCTCTGCTCAACTACACGACCGCCGTCGGCTACGGAACGGATGACGAGCTCTTCGCCCGCCGCTGGCCGGCGTACCACCTGGTCGGCAAGGACATCGCCCGCTTCCACGCGGTCATCTGGCCCGCCATGCTGCTGGCTGCCGGTCTCGAGGTGCCGCACAAGGTGTTCGGCCACGGCTGGCTGCTCGTCGGTGGCGAGAAGATGAGCAAGTCGAAGCTCACCGGAATCGCGCCGTCGCAAATCACCGACACGTTCGGGTCCGACGCGTTCCGCTACTACTTCATGCGCGCCATCAGCTTCGGCCAGGACGGCTCGTTCAGCTGGGAAGATCTCTCCGCCCGTTACCAGGCGGAGCTCGCGAATGGCTTCGGCAACCTCGCCTCTCGCGTGATCGCCATGCTGCAGCGCTATTTCGACGGCGAGGTGCCCGCAGCGGGTACCCCGACGGAGGCCGACGCGGGCATCCAGAAGACCGTCGCGGATGCCGCGGCGGGTGCCGACGCCGCCATCGGGCGTTTCGCGATCCACGAGGGCATCGCGTCGATCTGGACGATCGTCGACGAGCTCAACGGATACATCACGGAACAGGAGCCGTGGACGCTCGCCAAGGATGACGCGAACCGCGAGCGCCTCCAGACCGTGCTGTACACGGCGGCCGAGGGTCTGCGCGCGCTCGCCGTGCTCCTTTCGCCGGTGGTCCCGAAGGCCACGGGCAGGCTGTGGACCGCGCTCGGGGCGGATGGTGCACTCGGCGAGCTGGACGCTCAGCCGCTGCGGGACGCCGGGCGTTGGGGGCAGCTGCCTGCCGGCATCCGCGTGTCCTCGCTCGAGTCGCTCTTCCCGCGCATCGACCAGATCGCCGCCGAGTAG
- a CDS encoding SDR family NAD(P)-dependent oxidoreductase, with protein sequence MTTTLITGANKGLGKATAAQLIAAGHTVYLGARNEELGRAAAEELGARFVQLDVTDDASVAAALKTIEADGGLDVLVNNAGIAKRQGGGEALDGPSVLEVFDTNAVGLIRVTEAALPLLRKSANPVVVNVSSALGSFWATHEPTRPAFAFPSIVYGSSKAAVSMITVQYAKAVPEVKFNAVEPGITATELGGGDPGSHPGRPAEESAEVVVRLATIGVDGPTGTFQEDAGGLGW encoded by the coding sequence ATGACAACGACACTCATCACCGGGGCCAACAAGGGCCTCGGAAAGGCAACGGCCGCTCAGCTCATCGCCGCAGGGCACACCGTCTACCTCGGGGCACGCAACGAGGAGCTCGGCCGCGCGGCAGCCGAGGAGCTCGGCGCCCGCTTCGTCCAGCTCGACGTCACCGATGATGCGTCGGTGGCCGCCGCACTGAAGACCATCGAGGCGGACGGCGGGCTGGATGTGCTCGTCAACAACGCCGGCATCGCCAAGCGACAGGGCGGGGGAGAAGCTCTCGACGGCCCGAGCGTGCTCGAGGTGTTCGACACGAACGCGGTGGGTCTGATCCGCGTCACGGAGGCTGCCCTCCCGCTGCTGCGCAAGTCGGCGAACCCGGTGGTCGTCAACGTGTCGAGCGCTCTCGGCTCCTTCTGGGCGACGCACGAGCCCACCCGGCCGGCCTTCGCATTCCCGTCGATCGTTTACGGGTCGAGCAAGGCCGCCGTTTCCATGATCACCGTGCAGTACGCGAAGGCGGTGCCCGAGGTGAAGTTCAACGCCGTCGAGCCGGGCATCACCGCCACGGAGCTGGGTGGCGGCGATCCAGGCAGCCACCCCGGCCGTCCGGCCGAGGAGAGCGCGGAGGTCGTCGTGCGCCTGGCGACCATCGGTGTCGACGGGCCGACGGGCACCTTCCAGGAGGATGCCGGCGGACTCGGCTGGTGA
- a CDS encoding helix-turn-helix domain-containing protein, translating into MDVWDFGGAVRQWRDRATPESVGLPLGLRRRAAGLRREELAGLAGISVDYLTRLEQGRASAPSLQVVEALARALRLSDAERDVLFQLAGLAAPGPGLVPTRIAPSVQRLLDRLDHTPVIVQDAAFNFVTANGPYDALMGDTSAWTGNERNGVWRNLVGPGTRAVHTPEGRDAFERGMVAELRLTASRYPADPGLKKLIGELAAASARFRELWETAEIVDTADRTRQKVIDHPTVGRITLDCDNLTVARDDLLITVYTAERGTDDADKLALAIVLGTQQVVG; encoded by the coding sequence GTGGATGTGTGGGACTTCGGCGGCGCCGTCCGTCAGTGGCGGGATCGCGCGACCCCTGAATCGGTGGGTCTGCCCCTCGGGCTGCGCAGGCGAGCAGCAGGGCTCAGGCGCGAGGAACTCGCCGGCCTCGCCGGCATCTCGGTCGACTATCTGACTCGGCTCGAGCAGGGGCGGGCATCCGCTCCGTCACTGCAGGTCGTCGAGGCGCTCGCCAGGGCGCTGAGACTGTCGGATGCCGAGCGCGACGTTCTCTTCCAGCTCGCGGGCCTCGCCGCGCCGGGTCCGGGCCTCGTGCCGACGCGGATCGCGCCCAGCGTGCAGCGACTCCTCGACCGCCTGGATCACACCCCTGTGATCGTGCAGGACGCCGCCTTCAACTTCGTCACCGCCAACGGGCCGTACGACGCGCTGATGGGCGACACGTCGGCCTGGACCGGCAACGAACGCAACGGCGTCTGGCGCAACCTGGTGGGTCCTGGCACGCGGGCAGTGCACACGCCCGAGGGACGTGACGCGTTCGAGCGCGGCATGGTCGCCGAGCTGAGGCTGACGGCGAGCCGCTATCCGGCCGATCCCGGCCTGAAGAAACTCATCGGGGAGCTGGCCGCGGCGAGCGCTCGATTCCGTGAGCTCTGGGAGACGGCCGAGATAGTCGACACGGCCGATCGCACCAGGCAGAAGGTGATCGACCACCCAACGGTCGGCCGCATCACGCTGGACTGCGACAACCTCACCGTCGCTCGCGACGACCTGCTCATCACCGTGTACACCGCCGAACGCGGCACCGACGATGCGGACAAGCTCGCGCTCGCCATCGTGCTCGGCACACAGCAGGTGGTCGGCTGA